One segment of Urocitellus parryii isolate mUroPar1 chromosome 5, mUroPar1.hap1, whole genome shotgun sequence DNA contains the following:
- the Mapk11 gene encoding mitogen-activated protein kinase 11, translating to MSGPRAGFYRQELNKTVWEVPQRLQGLRPVGSGAYGSVCSAYDSRLRQKVAVKKLSRPFQSLIHARRTYRELRLLKHLNHENVIGLLDVFTPATSIEDFSEVYLVTTLMGADLNNIVKCQALSDEHVQFLVYQLLRGLKYIHSAGIIHRDLKPSNVAVNEDCELRILDFGLARQADEEMTGYVATRWYRAPEIMLNWMHYNQTVDIWSVGCIMAELLQGKALFPGNDYIDQLKRIMEVVGTPSPEVLAKISSEHARTYIQSLPPMPQKDLSSIFHGANPLAVDLLGRMLVLDSDQRVSAAEALAHAYFSQYHDPDDEPEAEPYDESIEATERTVEEWKELTYQEVLSFKPPEPPQPSSSLEIEQ from the exons ATGTCGGGCCCGCGCGCCGGTTTCTACCGGCAGGAGCTGAACAAGACCGTGTGGGAGGTGCCGCAGCGGCTGCAGGGTCTGCGCCCGGTGGGCTCCGGCGCCTACGGCTCCGTCTG TTCAGCCTACGACTCACGGTTGCGCCAGAAGGTGGCAGTGAAAAAGCTGTCACGCCCCTTCCAGTCGCTGATCCACGCGCGGAGGACCTACCGCGAGCTGCGGCTGCTCAAACACCTGAACCATGAGAAC GTCATTGGGCTTCTGGACGTCTTCACACCAGCCACCTCCATCGAGGACTTCAGCGAAGT GTACTTGGTGACCACCCTCATGGGCGCCGACCTGAACAATATCGTTAAGTGCCAGGCGCTGAGCGATGAGCATGTCCAGTTCCTGGTTTACCAGCTGCTGCGTGGGCTGAAG TACATCCATTCGGCGGGGATCATCCACCGG GACCTGAAGCCCAGCAACGTGGCGGTGAACGAGGACTGCGAGCTCAGG ATCCTGGACTTTGGGCTGGCACGCCAGGCAGATGAGGAGATGACGGGATACGTGGCCACACGCTGGTACCGGGCGCCGGAGATCATGCTCAATTGGATGCATTACAATCAGACAG TGGACATCTGGTCTGTGGGTTGCATCATGGCTGAACTGCTCCAGGGAAAAGCCCTCTTCCCAGGGAATGACT ACATTGACCAGCTGAAGCGCATCATGGAAGTGGTGGGCACACCCAGCCCTGAGGTTCTGGCAAAGATATCCTCGGAGCAT GCCCGGACATACATCCAGTCCTTGCCCCCCATGCCCCAGAAGGACCTCAGCAGCATCTTTCATGGAGCCAACCCCCTGG CTGTAGACCTTCTTGGAAGGATGCTGGTGCTGGACAGTGACCAGAGGGTCAGTGCAGCTGAGGCACTGGCCCATGCATATTTCAGCCAGTACCACGACCCAGATGATGAGCCAGAGGCTGAGCCCTACGATGAAAGCATTGAGGCCACGGAGCGCACAGTAGAGGAGTGGAAGG AGCTCACTTACCAGGAAGTCCTCAGCTTCAAGCCCCCAGAGCCACCGCAGCCGAGTAGCAGCCTGGAGATTGAGCAATGA
- the Mapk12 gene encoding mitogen-activated protein kinase 12 isoform X1: MTSPPPARKGFYRQEVTQTAWEVRALYQDLQPVGSGAYGAVCSAVDSRTGTKVAIKKLYRPFQSELFAKRAYRELRLLKHMRHENPEGHVQHHTWVSTLLKWLFRSNSSFLWCVCEVIGLLDVFTPDETLDDFTDFYLVMPFMGTDLGKLMKHETLSEDRVQFLVYQMLKGLRYIHAAGVIHRDLKPGNLAVNEDCELKILDFGLARQADSEMTGYVVTRWYRAPEVILNWMRYTQTVDIWSVGCIMAEMITGKILFKGNDHLDQLKEIMKVTGTPPAEFVQKLQSAEAKNYMKGLPELEKKDFASVLTNASPLAVDLLEKMLVLDAEQRVTAAEALAHPYFESLHDTEDEPQAQKYDDSFDDVDRTLDEWKRVTYKEVLSFKPPRQLGARVPKETAL; encoded by the exons ATGACTTCGCCGCCGCCCGCCCGCAAGGGCTTCTACCGCCAAGAGGTGACCCAGACGGCCTGGGAGGTGCGCGCCCTGTACCAGGACCTGCAGCCCGTGGGCTCGGGGGCCTACGGCGCCGTGTG CTCGGCCGTGGACAGTCGCACGGGCACCAAGGTGGCCATCAAGAAGCTGTACCGGCCCTTCCAGTCAGAGCTCTTCGCCAAGCGCGCCTACCGCGAGCTGCGCCTCCTGAAGCACATGCGCCACGAGAAC CCAGAAGGTCATGTTCAGCATCACACCTGGGTTTCAACCCTTCTAAAGTGGCTCTTCAGATCAAATTCGTCCTtcctctggtgtgtgtgtgag GTGATCGGGCTGCTGGATGTGTTCACTCCTGATGAGACCCTGGATGACTTCACAGACTT CTACCTGGTGATGCCGTTCATGGGCACTGACCTGGGCAAACTCATGAAGCATGAGACCCTGAGTGAGGACCGAGTCCAGTTCCTGGTGTATCAGATGCTGAAGGGGCTGAGG TATATCCATGCTGCTGGTGTCATCCACAGG GACCTGAAGCCTGGCAACCTGGCTGTGAACGAGGACTGTGAGCTGAAG ATCCTGGACTTTGGTCTGGCCAGGCAAGCAGACAGCGAGATGACAGGGTATGTGGTGACCCGGTGGTACCGGGCACCCGAGGTCATCTTGAACTGGATGCGCTACACACAGACAG TGGACATCTGGTCGGTGGGCTGCATCATGGCGGAGATGATTACAGGGAAGATACTGTTTAAGGGCAATGACC ACCTGGACCAGCTGAAGGAGATCATGAAGGTGACAGGAACACCTCCTGCTGAGTTTGTGCAGAAGCTGCAGAGTGCTGAG GCCAAGAACTACATGAAGGGCCTCCCCGAGCTGGAGAAGAAGGATTTCGCCTCTGTCCTGACCAACGCAAGCCCTCTGG CTGTGGATCTCCTGGAGAAGATGCTGGTGCTGGATGCAGAGCAGCGGGTGACGGCGGCTGAGGCACTGGCCCACCCATACTTTGAATCCCTGCACGACACAGAGGACGAACCCCAGGCCCAGAAGTATGACGATTCCTTTGATGATGTGGACCGCACCCTGGATGAGTGGAAGC GTGTCACTTATAAAGAAGTGCTAAGCTTCAagcctcccaggcagctgggTGCTAGGGTTCCCAAGGAGACGGCCCTGTGA
- the Mapk12 gene encoding mitogen-activated protein kinase 12 isoform X2: protein MTSPPPARKGFYRQEVTQTAWEVRALYQDLQPVGSGAYGAVCSAVDSRTGTKVAIKKLYRPFQSELFAKRAYRELRLLKHMRHENPEGHVQHHTWVSTLLKWLFRSNSSFLWCVCEVIGLLDVFTPDETLDDFTDFYLVMPFMGTDLGKLMKHETLSEDRVQFLVYQMLKGLRYIHAAGVIHRILDFGLARQADSEMTGYVVTRWYRAPEVILNWMRYTQTVDIWSVGCIMAEMITGKILFKGNDHLDQLKEIMKVTGTPPAEFVQKLQSAEAKNYMKGLPELEKKDFASVLTNASPLAVDLLEKMLVLDAEQRVTAAEALAHPYFESLHDTEDEPQAQKYDDSFDDVDRTLDEWKRVTYKEVLSFKPPRQLGARVPKETAL from the exons ATGACTTCGCCGCCGCCCGCCCGCAAGGGCTTCTACCGCCAAGAGGTGACCCAGACGGCCTGGGAGGTGCGCGCCCTGTACCAGGACCTGCAGCCCGTGGGCTCGGGGGCCTACGGCGCCGTGTG CTCGGCCGTGGACAGTCGCACGGGCACCAAGGTGGCCATCAAGAAGCTGTACCGGCCCTTCCAGTCAGAGCTCTTCGCCAAGCGCGCCTACCGCGAGCTGCGCCTCCTGAAGCACATGCGCCACGAGAAC CCAGAAGGTCATGTTCAGCATCACACCTGGGTTTCAACCCTTCTAAAGTGGCTCTTCAGATCAAATTCGTCCTtcctctggtgtgtgtgtgag GTGATCGGGCTGCTGGATGTGTTCACTCCTGATGAGACCCTGGATGACTTCACAGACTT CTACCTGGTGATGCCGTTCATGGGCACTGACCTGGGCAAACTCATGAAGCATGAGACCCTGAGTGAGGACCGAGTCCAGTTCCTGGTGTATCAGATGCTGAAGGGGCTGAGG TATATCCATGCTGCTGGTGTCATCCACAGG ATCCTGGACTTTGGTCTGGCCAGGCAAGCAGACAGCGAGATGACAGGGTATGTGGTGACCCGGTGGTACCGGGCACCCGAGGTCATCTTGAACTGGATGCGCTACACACAGACAG TGGACATCTGGTCGGTGGGCTGCATCATGGCGGAGATGATTACAGGGAAGATACTGTTTAAGGGCAATGACC ACCTGGACCAGCTGAAGGAGATCATGAAGGTGACAGGAACACCTCCTGCTGAGTTTGTGCAGAAGCTGCAGAGTGCTGAG GCCAAGAACTACATGAAGGGCCTCCCCGAGCTGGAGAAGAAGGATTTCGCCTCTGTCCTGACCAACGCAAGCCCTCTGG CTGTGGATCTCCTGGAGAAGATGCTGGTGCTGGATGCAGAGCAGCGGGTGACGGCGGCTGAGGCACTGGCCCACCCATACTTTGAATCCCTGCACGACACAGAGGACGAACCCCAGGCCCAGAAGTATGACGATTCCTTTGATGATGTGGACCGCACCCTGGATGAGTGGAAGC GTGTCACTTATAAAGAAGTGCTAAGCTTCAagcctcccaggcagctgggTGCTAGGGTTCCCAAGGAGACGGCCCTGTGA
- the Mapk12 gene encoding mitogen-activated protein kinase 12 isoform X4 codes for MTSPPPARKGFYRQEVTQTAWEVRALYQDLQPVGSGAYGAVCSAVDSRTGTKVAIKKLYRPFQSELFAKRAYRELRLLKHMRHENPEGHVQHHTWVSTLLKWLFRSNSSFLWCVCEVIGLLDVFTPDETLDDFTDFYLVMPFMGTDLGKLMKHETLSEDRVQFLVYQMLKGLRYIHAAGVIHRDLKPGNLAVNEDCELKILDFGLARQADSEMTGYVVTRWYRAPEVILNWMRYTQTVDIWSVGCIMAEMITGKILFKGNDHLDQLKEIMKVTGTPPAEFVQKLQSAEAKNYMKGLPELEKKDFASVLTNASPLEDEPQAQKYDDSFDDVDRTLDEWKRVTYKEVLSFKPPRQLGARVPKETAL; via the exons ATGACTTCGCCGCCGCCCGCCCGCAAGGGCTTCTACCGCCAAGAGGTGACCCAGACGGCCTGGGAGGTGCGCGCCCTGTACCAGGACCTGCAGCCCGTGGGCTCGGGGGCCTACGGCGCCGTGTG CTCGGCCGTGGACAGTCGCACGGGCACCAAGGTGGCCATCAAGAAGCTGTACCGGCCCTTCCAGTCAGAGCTCTTCGCCAAGCGCGCCTACCGCGAGCTGCGCCTCCTGAAGCACATGCGCCACGAGAAC CCAGAAGGTCATGTTCAGCATCACACCTGGGTTTCAACCCTTCTAAAGTGGCTCTTCAGATCAAATTCGTCCTtcctctggtgtgtgtgtgag GTGATCGGGCTGCTGGATGTGTTCACTCCTGATGAGACCCTGGATGACTTCACAGACTT CTACCTGGTGATGCCGTTCATGGGCACTGACCTGGGCAAACTCATGAAGCATGAGACCCTGAGTGAGGACCGAGTCCAGTTCCTGGTGTATCAGATGCTGAAGGGGCTGAGG TATATCCATGCTGCTGGTGTCATCCACAGG GACCTGAAGCCTGGCAACCTGGCTGTGAACGAGGACTGTGAGCTGAAG ATCCTGGACTTTGGTCTGGCCAGGCAAGCAGACAGCGAGATGACAGGGTATGTGGTGACCCGGTGGTACCGGGCACCCGAGGTCATCTTGAACTGGATGCGCTACACACAGACAG TGGACATCTGGTCGGTGGGCTGCATCATGGCGGAGATGATTACAGGGAAGATACTGTTTAAGGGCAATGACC ACCTGGACCAGCTGAAGGAGATCATGAAGGTGACAGGAACACCTCCTGCTGAGTTTGTGCAGAAGCTGCAGAGTGCTGAG GCCAAGAACTACATGAAGGGCCTCCCCGAGCTGGAGAAGAAGGATTTCGCCTCTGTCCTGACCAACGCAAGCCCTCTGG AGGACGAACCCCAGGCCCAGAAGTATGACGATTCCTTTGATGATGTGGACCGCACCCTGGATGAGTGGAAGC GTGTCACTTATAAAGAAGTGCTAAGCTTCAagcctcccaggcagctgggTGCTAGGGTTCCCAAGGAGACGGCCCTGTGA
- the Mapk12 gene encoding mitogen-activated protein kinase 12 isoform X5, which translates to MTSPPPARKGFYRQEVTQTAWEVRALYQDLQPVGSGAYGAVCSAVDSRTGTKVAIKKLYRPFQSELFAKRAYRELRLLKHMRHENVIGLLDVFTPDETLDDFTDFYLVMPFMGTDLGKLMKHETLSEDRVQFLVYQMLKGLRYIHAAGVIHRILDFGLARQADSEMTGYVVTRWYRAPEVILNWMRYTQTVDIWSVGCIMAEMITGKILFKGNDHLDQLKEIMKVTGTPPAEFVQKLQSAEAKNYMKGLPELEKKDFASVLTNASPLAVDLLEKMLVLDAEQRVTAAEALAHPYFESLHDTEDEPQAQKYDDSFDDVDRTLDEWKRVTYKEVLSFKPPRQLGARVPKETAL; encoded by the exons ATGACTTCGCCGCCGCCCGCCCGCAAGGGCTTCTACCGCCAAGAGGTGACCCAGACGGCCTGGGAGGTGCGCGCCCTGTACCAGGACCTGCAGCCCGTGGGCTCGGGGGCCTACGGCGCCGTGTG CTCGGCCGTGGACAGTCGCACGGGCACCAAGGTGGCCATCAAGAAGCTGTACCGGCCCTTCCAGTCAGAGCTCTTCGCCAAGCGCGCCTACCGCGAGCTGCGCCTCCTGAAGCACATGCGCCACGAGAAC GTGATCGGGCTGCTGGATGTGTTCACTCCTGATGAGACCCTGGATGACTTCACAGACTT CTACCTGGTGATGCCGTTCATGGGCACTGACCTGGGCAAACTCATGAAGCATGAGACCCTGAGTGAGGACCGAGTCCAGTTCCTGGTGTATCAGATGCTGAAGGGGCTGAGG TATATCCATGCTGCTGGTGTCATCCACAGG ATCCTGGACTTTGGTCTGGCCAGGCAAGCAGACAGCGAGATGACAGGGTATGTGGTGACCCGGTGGTACCGGGCACCCGAGGTCATCTTGAACTGGATGCGCTACACACAGACAG TGGACATCTGGTCGGTGGGCTGCATCATGGCGGAGATGATTACAGGGAAGATACTGTTTAAGGGCAATGACC ACCTGGACCAGCTGAAGGAGATCATGAAGGTGACAGGAACACCTCCTGCTGAGTTTGTGCAGAAGCTGCAGAGTGCTGAG GCCAAGAACTACATGAAGGGCCTCCCCGAGCTGGAGAAGAAGGATTTCGCCTCTGTCCTGACCAACGCAAGCCCTCTGG CTGTGGATCTCCTGGAGAAGATGCTGGTGCTGGATGCAGAGCAGCGGGTGACGGCGGCTGAGGCACTGGCCCACCCATACTTTGAATCCCTGCACGACACAGAGGACGAACCCCAGGCCCAGAAGTATGACGATTCCTTTGATGATGTGGACCGCACCCTGGATGAGTGGAAGC GTGTCACTTATAAAGAAGTGCTAAGCTTCAagcctcccaggcagctgggTGCTAGGGTTCCCAAGGAGACGGCCCTGTGA
- the Mapk12 gene encoding mitogen-activated protein kinase 12 isoform X3 translates to MTSPPPARKGFYRQEVTQTAWEVRALYQDLQPVGSGAYGAVCSAVDSRTGTKVAIKKLYRPFQSELFAKRAYRELRLLKHMRHENVIGLLDVFTPDETLDDFTDFYLVMPFMGTDLGKLMKHETLSEDRVQFLVYQMLKGLRYIHAAGVIHRDLKPGNLAVNEDCELKILDFGLARQADSEMTGYVVTRWYRAPEVILNWMRYTQTVDIWSVGCIMAEMITGKILFKGNDHLDQLKEIMKVTGTPPAEFVQKLQSAEAKNYMKGLPELEKKDFASVLTNASPLAVDLLEKMLVLDAEQRVTAAEALAHPYFESLHDTEDEPQAQKYDDSFDDVDRTLDEWKRVTYKEVLSFKPPRQLGARVPKETAL, encoded by the exons ATGACTTCGCCGCCGCCCGCCCGCAAGGGCTTCTACCGCCAAGAGGTGACCCAGACGGCCTGGGAGGTGCGCGCCCTGTACCAGGACCTGCAGCCCGTGGGCTCGGGGGCCTACGGCGCCGTGTG CTCGGCCGTGGACAGTCGCACGGGCACCAAGGTGGCCATCAAGAAGCTGTACCGGCCCTTCCAGTCAGAGCTCTTCGCCAAGCGCGCCTACCGCGAGCTGCGCCTCCTGAAGCACATGCGCCACGAGAAC GTGATCGGGCTGCTGGATGTGTTCACTCCTGATGAGACCCTGGATGACTTCACAGACTT CTACCTGGTGATGCCGTTCATGGGCACTGACCTGGGCAAACTCATGAAGCATGAGACCCTGAGTGAGGACCGAGTCCAGTTCCTGGTGTATCAGATGCTGAAGGGGCTGAGG TATATCCATGCTGCTGGTGTCATCCACAGG GACCTGAAGCCTGGCAACCTGGCTGTGAACGAGGACTGTGAGCTGAAG ATCCTGGACTTTGGTCTGGCCAGGCAAGCAGACAGCGAGATGACAGGGTATGTGGTGACCCGGTGGTACCGGGCACCCGAGGTCATCTTGAACTGGATGCGCTACACACAGACAG TGGACATCTGGTCGGTGGGCTGCATCATGGCGGAGATGATTACAGGGAAGATACTGTTTAAGGGCAATGACC ACCTGGACCAGCTGAAGGAGATCATGAAGGTGACAGGAACACCTCCTGCTGAGTTTGTGCAGAAGCTGCAGAGTGCTGAG GCCAAGAACTACATGAAGGGCCTCCCCGAGCTGGAGAAGAAGGATTTCGCCTCTGTCCTGACCAACGCAAGCCCTCTGG CTGTGGATCTCCTGGAGAAGATGCTGGTGCTGGATGCAGAGCAGCGGGTGACGGCGGCTGAGGCACTGGCCCACCCATACTTTGAATCCCTGCACGACACAGAGGACGAACCCCAGGCCCAGAAGTATGACGATTCCTTTGATGATGTGGACCGCACCCTGGATGAGTGGAAGC GTGTCACTTATAAAGAAGTGCTAAGCTTCAagcctcccaggcagctgggTGCTAGGGTTCCCAAGGAGACGGCCCTGTGA